The following are encoded in a window of bacterium genomic DNA:
- a CDS encoding efflux RND transporter periplasmic adaptor subunit: MKNIVKKALVLLLLVIAAAGCGKKQEADSQADPEKITNVEIFTVKPSQFRDYINLPVVVLPNKEVNLGITGGGKVVKLHADKGDRVKQNMVLLETDDVMLKAQFNVAQANLEYQEKESARSEKLFKDGSITEAVHDATKLQLSQAQSAFEISKKQLEDAVLEAPFDGVITQRHVEVGDILGPGTPAFRIIDISRVKVQAGIPEKYITDFKVGNDVEVKLDAIPGKVFRGKINYIAPEANSSVRTFQAEIVVDNREGLIRAGIMGNASILRMVYNDSLMIPINALIETQNGRIVYVARNDNTAEKRSVEMGPAGTTDVMILSGIFSGDRVIVKGQHDLVEGEKINITGEYTAAGREGTGQ, encoded by the coding sequence ATGAAAAACATTGTAAAAAAAGCGCTGGTGCTTTTATTACTCGTGATTGCCGCTGCCGGCTGCGGGAAAAAGCAGGAAGCCGACAGTCAGGCTGATCCGGAAAAAATTACCAATGTCGAGATTTTCACGGTCAAACCCTCGCAGTTCAGGGATTATATCAATCTTCCCGTTGTCGTTTTACCGAACAAGGAAGTGAATCTCGGTATCACGGGCGGAGGCAAGGTTGTTAAACTGCATGCCGATAAAGGTGACCGGGTAAAGCAGAATATGGTCCTGCTTGAAACCGACGATGTGATGCTCAAGGCGCAGTTCAATGTTGCGCAGGCAAATCTCGAATATCAGGAGAAGGAATCTGCCCGGAGCGAAAAGCTGTTCAAGGACGGGAGTATCACCGAAGCTGTCCATGATGCCACGAAACTTCAGCTTTCCCAGGCGCAAAGCGCGTTTGAAATTTCCAAAAAACAGCTTGAGGATGCGGTGCTCGAGGCTCCCTTCGATGGTGTGATAACCCAGCGGCATGTCGAAGTTGGCGATATTCTCGGTCCCGGAACTCCCGCTTTCAGGATTATCGACATAAGCCGTGTTAAAGTGCAGGCCGGGATTCCGGAGAAATATATCACCGATTTCAAGGTCGGCAACGATGTCGAGGTCAAGCTCGATGCTATCCCCGGAAAGGTTTTCAGGGGTAAGATCAACTATATTGCCCCGGAAGCCAACTCCTCGGTGAGAACCTTTCAGGCCGAGATCGTCGTCGACAACCGTGAGGGTCTTATCAGGGCCGGTATCATGGGGAATGCTTCAATCCTGAGGATGGTCTATAATGATTCACTCATGATTCCCATCAATGCTTTGATCGAAACCCAGAACGGCCGTATCGTGTATGTTGCCCGGAATGACAATACCGCCGAGAAGCGCTCGGTTGAAATGGGACCCGCGGGTACGACCGATGTTATGATACTTTCGGGGATTTTTTCCGGTGACCGCGTAATAGTTAAAGGCCAGCACGATCTCGTTGAAGGCGAAAAAATCAATATTACGGGTGAGTACACTGCTGCTGGCAGGGAGGGTACCGGACAATGA
- a CDS encoding TolC family protein: MIDKMLLYALILCSVVIPEAGWAQSESYMDLSVERAVKIALEKNKDVINAGEEASKANNRITEAASAAYPQINGSWNYERNLKPMVFVISFPDSNGVLVKNRLKVGTDNTMSLGASLTQPIYVGGKVGTALKAAKIYKNMAEETLQSVRQNVVAGVVQAFNSALLSEEMCSINKESLAQAEKHLENVKNLFNAGRATDYDLLRARVQVANMKPDLLDAENKVTISLLRLKEVMGVAPDSPLTITGKFAEPDTSVFKQATFETAMEMRPDLKASEYNVDLYEKGIQLAKGDFLPVLSAGSNFAYNGNFDVFTYDREDWNRYWTASVTLTFPIFDGFKNYSKYRQAKNDFYKAKTDFKKIHDTVLIDVRESVLNLRKAVNSIESQRMNVEEAQKALEMAESLYTNGKATQLEVLDAQLALEVAKTNMVVSLYEGTIAEIALKKNLGILDTDL, from the coding sequence GTGATCGATAAAATGCTGTTGTACGCTTTAATCCTGTGTTCGGTTGTTATTCCGGAGGCTGGATGGGCACAGTCGGAGAGTTACATGGACCTGTCCGTTGAACGTGCGGTCAAAATTGCGCTTGAAAAAAATAAAGATGTCATCAATGCCGGGGAAGAAGCTTCCAAGGCCAATAACCGCATTACCGAGGCGGCATCGGCTGCTTATCCGCAGATCAACGGGAGTTGGAATTACGAGCGGAATCTCAAGCCAATGGTTTTTGTTATATCCTTTCCCGACAGTAACGGTGTGCTCGTAAAGAACCGTCTCAAGGTAGGAACCGACAACACGATGAGTCTCGGAGCGAGCCTTACCCAGCCGATCTATGTGGGCGGGAAGGTCGGCACCGCGCTCAAAGCGGCAAAAATCTATAAAAACATGGCCGAAGAGACGCTCCAGTCTGTCAGGCAGAATGTGGTTGCGGGAGTTGTTCAGGCCTTTAATTCCGCGCTCCTGTCTGAGGAAATGTGTTCCATAAACAAAGAATCGCTCGCACAGGCGGAAAAACACCTCGAAAATGTGAAGAACCTTTTCAATGCGGGGCGGGCGACCGACTATGACCTTCTCCGGGCCCGTGTGCAGGTTGCAAACATGAAACCCGATCTTCTCGATGCCGAAAACAAGGTGACGATTTCACTGCTCAGGCTCAAGGAGGTCATGGGTGTTGCGCCCGATTCGCCGTTGACCATCACGGGGAAGTTTGCCGAGCCCGATACGTCGGTTTTCAAGCAGGCCACGTTCGAAACTGCCATGGAGATGCGGCCCGACCTCAAGGCGAGCGAATACAATGTGGACCTTTACGAAAAGGGCATACAACTTGCCAAGGGTGATTTTCTGCCCGTTCTCTCGGCAGGATCAAACTTTGCCTATAACGGTAATTTCGATGTTTTCACCTATGACCGGGAGGACTGGAACAGGTACTGGACAGCAAGTGTCACCCTTACATTTCCGATTTTCGACGGATTCAAGAATTATTCAAAATACAGGCAGGCAAAAAACGATTTCTACAAGGCGAAGACCGATTTCAAAAAAATACATGATACTGTTCTCATAGATGTCCGTGAGAGCGTTCTCAATCTGCGCAAGGCGGTAAACAGTATAGAAAGCCAGCGTATGAATGTGGAGGAAGCGCAGAAAGCGCTTGAGATGGCCGAATCGCTCTATACGAACGGTAAGGCGACCCAGCTCGAAGTACTCGATGCACAGCTGGCGCTCGAGGTGGCAAAGACAAACATGGTGGTTTCGCTCTATGAAGGAACAATCGCAGAAATAGCCCTTAAGAAGAATCTCGGGATTCTAGATACCGACCTGTAA
- a CDS encoding TetR/AcrR family transcriptional regulator, whose product MNKFDYLYYPFEQTDETLPRREREKETHRLEILAAATRVFARKGYFHATLDEVAQEAEFSKASLYNYFSSKEDLLFSIMKTVIFSRNSAFSVAFSGKKPFTEELVDFLVGAAKFAFSNPDLVKVLEIQRSMGFIGLSDEKGKELHVIINQGNRWMMDRFTRAISDKQLKEYPPDALLEAIFVALNGLFSICSYKCKNSKDIEKVSRIFADILLNGIAAREEVVSDR is encoded by the coding sequence ATGAACAAATTTGATTATCTGTATTACCCTTTCGAGCAGACTGATGAAACGCTTCCACGCAGAGAACGCGAAAAGGAAACCCACCGTCTGGAAATTCTGGCGGCGGCGACCCGTGTTTTTGCGCGGAAAGGGTATTTCCACGCGACGCTCGATGAGGTTGCGCAGGAAGCCGAGTTTTCGAAGGCTTCGTTGTACAACTACTTTTCAAGCAAGGAAGACCTTCTCTTCAGTATCATGAAGACGGTAATTTTCAGTCGGAACAGTGCTTTTTCGGTGGCGTTTTCGGGGAAAAAACCTTTTACGGAGGAGCTGGTCGATTTCCTCGTGGGAGCGGCGAAATTCGCGTTTTCGAACCCCGATCTTGTCAAGGTGCTTGAGATTCAGCGATCTATGGGTTTCATTGGATTGTCCGATGAAAAAGGAAAGGAACTCCACGTAATTATCAATCAGGGTAACCGGTGGATGATGGATCGTTTTACACGGGCAATCTCAGATAAGCAATTGAAGGAATATCCGCCCGACGCCCTCCTGGAAGCGATATTTGTTGCCCTGAACGGTTTGTTTTCCATATGTAGTTACAAGTGTAAAAATTCCAAGGATATAGAAAAGGTATCACGGATTTTCGCCGATATCCTGCTCAACGGAATAGCAGCGAGGGAGGAGGTAGTCAGTGATCGATAA
- a CDS encoding aldo/keto reductase produces METKSFRGMKCRRMGNSGLWVSEAGLGTWKWGDPSYDGSRVGDHEGFDILDRALELGIIHWDTANSYNLASGNSERLLGRYFARRPASVRDMVVLATKISNSAREEHEMKRDFSPHERGASRKYIMRETERCLERLQTDRIDILYVHQPSLMADGSWEAPLDETWAAMDDLVSMGMVNYLAVSNRTAAQIGEEMDVLRSVASNSSRRIIAVQNWYNLAERIKVATEGEDRTGGDESAFLKFVAEKHIGLVPFFPLASGLLTGRYRKGNMDESGRIIKDGDYWKNLFLTERNLRLVEGLAPIAERKECSMAQLAIAWLLSHNVVSSVIAGVTRMSQLEDNAGAVKVELTPDDLEEIDRITAP; encoded by the coding sequence ATGGAGACAAAATCGTTCAGGGGAATGAAGTGCCGAAGAATGGGTAATTCCGGGCTCTGGGTTTCGGAAGCAGGCCTCGGAACATGGAAGTGGGGCGATCCGAGCTATGATGGCTCCCGTGTGGGGGATCACGAGGGCTTCGACATCCTCGACCGTGCCCTCGAACTCGGGATCATCCACTGGGACACGGCTAATTCGTACAACCTCGCTTCGGGAAATTCGGAGCGCCTGCTCGGCCGTTACTTTGCGCGGCGCCCTGCTTCGGTTCGTGACATGGTCGTGCTTGCAACGAAGATTTCCAACTCGGCTCGCGAGGAACACGAGATGAAACGCGATTTCTCCCCCCATGAACGCGGCGCTTCGCGGAAGTATATCATGCGCGAGACGGAGCGCTGTCTCGAACGGCTCCAGACCGACCGAATCGACATTCTCTATGTGCATCAGCCATCGCTTATGGCGGACGGTTCGTGGGAGGCGCCCCTCGATGAGACCTGGGCAGCGATGGATGACCTCGTGAGCATGGGCATGGTCAACTATCTCGCCGTCTCCAACCGTACAGCGGCGCAGATCGGGGAGGAGATGGATGTCCTCCGTTCGGTTGCATCGAATTCATCGAGACGGATTATCGCGGTGCAGAACTGGTACAACCTCGCTGAACGCATAAAAGTGGCGACCGAAGGCGAGGACCGCACGGGGGGCGACGAGTCGGCATTCCTTAAATTCGTGGCGGAAAAGCATATCGGGCTCGTTCCGTTCTTCCCTCTTGCGAGCGGACTTCTGACCGGGCGGTACCGGAAAGGGAACATGGACGAATCGGGACGGATAATCAAGGATGGCGATTACTGGAAGAATCTCTTCCTCACCGAGCGTAATCTCAGGCTTGTCGAAGGGCTTGCCCCGATTGCAGAACGCAAGGAGTGCTCGATGGCGCAGCTTGCGATCGCATGGCTCCTGTCTCATAATGTTGTCTCCTCCGTCATAGCGGGCGTCACCCGTATGAGCCAGCTCGAGGACAATGCAGGCGCCGTCAAGGTCGAGCTTACCCCGGACGATCTGGAGGAGATTGACAGAATAACCGCGCCGTAA
- a CDS encoding T9SS type A sorting domain-containing protein, whose amino-acid sequence MKPRKRFITVFVLLLLAAVSVAADRSEIQVADIIAPDTWISSFAISHNGKMTAVSSETGIWIIPGSDGEAVKVLSNTKYPEETVGLCSFSADDSELWYTRVYKNGDDVLYRLEYITVATGEHAVFADDAIMSQWTQDGKYIYYYSKDATDVKSYILDRYNTSTGGVENIMKAKDMTPGSRTPPYSVSTDNSSVAGIYYEVFDEEIVHDLCIYNLDGTKKQITFFNHGGVSDMAYSPDGKYILYTHSYRIESDGETVFKYALLAYNIASGKHYVVMDWQEEEILSYIAWSPGCKEIRYIPSLSTEIHVIGFNPGELVELTSFNIDLDEPGNTVTVFKGTEYDQYNEEIGPTTAVDITTGGRIDVSTQWTDRNPSGSQTDAFDWYLERGQQFPVYFPDGSGIVFTDNSGCGLWSLSLADRKASLFYISAQRVKSETNNVDFYTRGYLKQPLCFTPDGEEVVFREYVFDEDWGSNVVTDDHGNVLSTGELIPVINAVNPATHEARMLVRGAYELSFTPDGSKIVYASFNKNRDLKNPYSYEAGIVVRDIQTNEENRLSESGRSPVVSPDGSTVYYAARVNGSSQIFRAPVNGGAPVQMTTSLTWYNPRITSDGTWLICEVVDKSGSSESAGKDQWLRAINLKTGAIFNFVPPFEYIKASECSFSPDGSKICYALLEKYGTDEIGHMFKHIYTAGFDPDVYLKPSAVDSEMPVDFAITGIYPNPFNMNTTIEYILPENGFITLSVYNVMGQKIRELVSGNMIRGTYTIRWDGRDCNGSTVSSGIYFSHLKLGDKVSTKRMMLLK is encoded by the coding sequence ATGAAACCCCGAAAACGCTTCATCACAGTGTTCGTTCTTCTGCTGCTGGCTGCCGTATCGGTAGCTGCAGACAGGAGTGAAATCCAGGTTGCGGATATAATCGCTCCGGATACCTGGATTTCATCATTTGCCATTTCACACAACGGGAAAATGACAGCGGTATCGTCTGAGACAGGGATATGGATAATCCCCGGCAGCGATGGGGAAGCAGTAAAAGTGCTGTCCAATACGAAATATCCCGAGGAAACGGTGGGATTGTGCAGTTTTTCCGCGGACGACAGCGAGCTCTGGTATACCCGCGTATATAAAAATGGCGACGACGTGCTCTACCGGCTCGAATATATCACCGTTGCCACGGGGGAACACGCCGTTTTTGCGGACGATGCAATAATGTCGCAGTGGACGCAGGACGGCAAGTATATCTACTATTACAGCAAGGACGCGACGGATGTAAAGTCATATATACTCGACCGTTACAATACTTCGACGGGCGGTGTGGAAAATATCATGAAAGCCAAAGACATGACGCCGGGTTCCCGCACTCCACCCTATTCGGTGAGCACCGATAATTCCTCCGTCGCGGGTATATATTATGAAGTATTCGACGAAGAAATCGTCCATGATCTGTGCATATACAACCTCGACGGAACGAAGAAGCAGATAACCTTTTTCAATCACGGCGGTGTGTCCGATATGGCGTATTCCCCTGACGGGAAGTACATACTTTATACACACAGCTACAGAATAGAATCGGATGGAGAAACCGTTTTCAAATACGCGCTGCTGGCGTATAATATCGCATCCGGCAAGCATTATGTCGTCATGGACTGGCAGGAAGAAGAAATACTCTCGTATATCGCCTGGTCACCCGGCTGCAAGGAAATCCGTTATATTCCTTCGCTTTCGACCGAAATCCACGTCATCGGTTTCAATCCCGGTGAGCTGGTCGAGCTGACCTCATTCAATATCGATCTCGATGAGCCGGGAAACACGGTTACCGTATTCAAGGGAACGGAGTACGATCAGTATAACGAGGAAATCGGACCCACAACGGCTGTCGATATAACGACAGGTGGGCGAATCGATGTTTCGACTCAGTGGACTGACAGGAATCCCTCGGGTTCTCAGACCGACGCTTTCGACTGGTATCTCGAACGGGGTCAGCAGTTTCCCGTTTATTTCCCCGACGGCTCAGGCATCGTTTTTACGGACAATTCGGGATGCGGGCTCTGGTCTCTCTCGCTTGCCGACAGGAAAGCCAGTCTCTTTTATATCAGCGCACAGCGGGTGAAATCCGAAACCAATAATGTCGATTTCTATACCCGCGGTTATCTCAAGCAGCCTCTGTGCTTCACTCCGGACGGAGAGGAAGTCGTTTTCAGAGAGTATGTTTTCGACGAAGACTGGGGTTCGAATGTCGTGACGGACGATCATGGCAATGTTCTGAGCACCGGCGAACTGATACCCGTCATCAATGCGGTCAATCCCGCGACTCATGAAGCACGCATGCTTGTCAGAGGCGCTTACGAGCTGAGCTTTACACCCGATGGCAGCAAAATCGTCTATGCCTCATTCAATAAGAACAGGGATTTGAAAAATCCGTATTCGTATGAGGCGGGGATTGTCGTTCGTGACATTCAGACGAACGAGGAAAACCGGTTGTCGGAAAGCGGACGGTCGCCCGTTGTGTCTCCCGACGGTTCCACCGTTTACTATGCCGCCCGTGTCAACGGCAGCAGCCAGATATTCAGAGCACCGGTCAACGGCGGCGCGCCGGTGCAGATGACGACATCGCTCACGTGGTATAATCCGAGAATCACAAGCGACGGTACATGGCTCATATGCGAGGTTGTCGACAAATCGGGGAGCTCCGAAAGTGCGGGGAAGGATCAGTGGCTGCGGGCAATCAACCTTAAAACCGGGGCGATTTTCAATTTTGTGCCTCCCTTCGAGTATATCAAGGCATCGGAATGCTCGTTCTCTCCCGACGGGAGTAAAATCTGCTATGCCCTTCTTGAAAAGTATGGCACCGATGAAATCGGCCATATGTTCAAACACATCTACACAGCCGGTTTCGATCCGGACGTCTATCTCAAGCCGTCGGCGGTCGACAGTGAAATGCCGGTCGATTTCGCCATTACCGGGATTTATCCCAATCCCTTCAACATGAACACCACGATAGAGTATATCCTTCCTGAAAACGGATTCATCACGCTCTCCGTATACAATGTCATGGGACAGAAAATCCGCGAGCTCGTTTCGGGGAATATGATCCGCGGGACATACACAATCAGATGGGACGGCCGCGACTGTAACGGGTCGACCGTATCGTCGGGAATTTATTTCTCACACCTGAAGCTGGGAGACAAGGTGAGTACGAAACGGATGATGCTGCTCAAGTAA